In Luteibacter mycovicinus, a genomic segment contains:
- a CDS encoding bifunctional diguanylate cyclase/phosphodiesterase — translation MINEFRKTSSLVRSIGFAVGMIIGIGLAAVLFQDYRHRVQAAHAQAQALADGAQRLLSARLHTIERAMQAVAANARDLASTVPAQAQALVADNLKGVMARHEQVESIVLVDAQGQPISAGDPEPSIRQWSGDVTRGADLRTGPLARHNDGWVMPLAVPLSDGGWVLVRLRQAEFQDVVDNLHAGPQDVAAITDRFGMIVARTGANAELTGKPVDMLFAPDDIRLGRRVSRIDGVERLISAAAPGRYPLWVGFGTASAAVVESWYPVVALTGALYLLYWIVLLYILRRIGHAERDHLRYVEQIETAERRFRIIFDKNPMPCWVYDVDTLRFLVVNQAAIDAYGYTRTQFLAMTLLDIRPAADEGALKAAVTNRDVRAAEKHPWTHRRADGSLLQVRVHASDIDFPGHAARLVVAEDVTERLRNERVLRHRATHDATTGLHNTDALLEFLDDDRRRSVGYELAFVQLRGLELISDTFGQAVGQDVLRVMADRFAALRGPDSAVAHRPAETFVLAILNNERRGEMLAALMRAVTSPVSVHGMLHVLEPRVGLAVHPRDGERAEKVLGAAALAAQMGNGAPGTWHVFEAAMAAASINRLKMAAQIRNALDQDTFIVHFQPIIRSRDGLIVSLEALIRWPLPDGDFVAPDVFIPLCEETGLIVPLGHRVLREVGRAYVTMAQAGFADIALAVNVSAVQLQRDDIVDAIRQTIADYHLPTGAIQVELTESAVIGDQALRAMDALKALGVPVHLDDFGTGFSSLAYLRDLPIDALKIDRAFVAEIDSEVRSASVCEAILTLGHTLGLHVIAEGVERESQAEWLIAHGCDYLQGFHAAMPMSVDDVIVFMQERRAARA, via the coding sequence GTGATCAACGAGTTCAGGAAAACTTCTTCGCTGGTCCGGTCCATCGGCTTCGCGGTAGGCATGATCATCGGCATCGGTCTGGCGGCCGTCCTGTTTCAGGATTATCGTCACCGCGTGCAGGCGGCGCATGCTCAGGCGCAGGCTCTCGCGGACGGTGCACAGCGTCTGCTCAGTGCGCGCCTGCATACCATCGAGCGCGCGATGCAGGCCGTCGCGGCCAATGCCCGCGATCTCGCCAGCACCGTTCCTGCGCAGGCGCAGGCACTGGTCGCCGATAACCTTAAGGGCGTCATGGCACGCCATGAGCAGGTCGAAAGCATCGTCCTGGTCGACGCGCAGGGCCAGCCGATCAGCGCCGGCGATCCGGAACCCTCTATCCGCCAGTGGAGTGGCGACGTCACGCGCGGTGCGGACCTGCGTACGGGTCCGCTCGCACGACACAACGACGGTTGGGTCATGCCGCTGGCTGTGCCTCTGTCCGATGGGGGCTGGGTACTCGTCCGCCTCAGGCAGGCCGAATTCCAGGACGTCGTGGACAACCTCCACGCCGGCCCGCAGGACGTGGCCGCCATCACCGATCGCTTCGGCATGATCGTCGCCCGGACGGGTGCGAATGCCGAACTGACCGGCAAGCCGGTCGACATGCTGTTCGCACCGGACGACATCCGTCTGGGCCGCCGCGTCAGTCGCATCGACGGCGTGGAGCGTCTCATTTCCGCCGCGGCGCCGGGACGATATCCGCTGTGGGTGGGATTCGGCACGGCAAGCGCCGCCGTCGTCGAAAGCTGGTACCCCGTGGTTGCGCTCACCGGCGCGCTCTACCTGCTCTACTGGATCGTCCTGCTGTACATCCTGCGCCGCATCGGTCACGCCGAACGCGACCACCTGCGCTATGTCGAACAGATCGAAACGGCCGAGCGCCGGTTCCGCATCATCTTCGACAAGAATCCGATGCCCTGCTGGGTCTACGACGTCGACACACTGCGCTTTCTGGTCGTGAACCAGGCGGCCATCGACGCGTACGGTTACACGCGGACGCAATTCCTTGCCATGACCTTGCTGGACATCCGGCCCGCCGCCGACGAGGGTGCCCTGAAGGCCGCCGTTACGAACCGCGACGTTCGCGCCGCCGAAAAACATCCCTGGACACACCGTCGCGCGGACGGAAGCCTGCTCCAGGTGCGGGTCCACGCCTCCGACATCGACTTCCCCGGGCACGCCGCGCGTCTGGTGGTGGCCGAAGATGTCACCGAAAGGTTGCGTAACGAGCGTGTTCTGCGTCACAGGGCCACACATGACGCCACCACGGGTCTGCACAACACGGATGCCCTGCTCGAATTCCTCGACGACGACCGTCGCCGCTCGGTCGGTTACGAACTGGCCTTCGTTCAACTGCGCGGCCTCGAGCTGATCAGCGATACGTTCGGGCAGGCCGTCGGTCAGGACGTGCTCCGCGTGATGGCGGACCGCTTCGCGGCCCTCAGGGGCCCCGACAGCGCCGTGGCCCATCGTCCCGCGGAAACCTTCGTCCTCGCCATTTTGAACAATGAGCGCCGTGGCGAGATGCTGGCGGCGCTGATGCGCGCGGTGACCTCGCCCGTCAGCGTCCATGGCATGTTGCACGTCCTCGAACCGCGGGTTGGCCTTGCCGTGCACCCGCGTGACGGCGAGCGGGCCGAGAAGGTCCTGGGCGCGGCCGCCCTCGCGGCGCAGATGGGTAACGGCGCGCCGGGCACCTGGCACGTGTTCGAAGCGGCCATGGCGGCGGCATCGATCAACCGTCTGAAGATGGCGGCGCAGATCCGTAACGCCCTGGATCAGGACACCTTCATCGTCCACTTCCAGCCGATCATCCGCAGCCGCGACGGCCTGATCGTCAGCCTCGAAGCGCTGATCCGCTGGCCACTGCCCGACGGCGACTTCGTTGCACCGGATGTCTTCATTCCGCTGTGCGAAGAAACCGGCCTGATCGTTCCGCTCGGCCACCGTGTGCTGCGTGAGGTCGGGCGAGCGTACGTGACCATGGCGCAGGCGGGCTTCGCGGACATCGCCCTCGCGGTGAACGTCTCGGCCGTGCAGCTGCAGCGCGACGACATCGTCGATGCGATCCGCCAGACCATCGCCGATTACCACCTGCCGACGGGAGCGATCCAGGTCGAACTCACCGAGAGCGCCGTGATCGGCGATCAGGCCCTTCGCGCGATGGATGCCCTGAAGGCACTGGGCGTACCGGTGCACCTCGATGATTTCGGTACGGGGTTCTCCAGCCTCGCCTATCTGCGCGATCTGCCTATCGATGCGCTGAAAATCGATCGCGCGTTTGTCGCCGAAATCGACTCCGAAGTCCGCTCGGCATCCGTCTGCGAAGCCATCCTGACGCTCGGCCATACCCTGGGCCTGCACGTGATCGCCGAAGGCGTGGAGCGCGAATCGCAGGCGGAATGGTTGATCGCGCATGGCTGCGACTACCTGCAAGGCTTCCATGCCGCCATGCCCATGTCCGTCGACGATGTGATCGTCTTCATGCAGGAGCGGCGGGCGGCAAGGGCGTAG
- the gph gene encoding phosphoglycolate phosphatase (PGP is an essential enzyme in the glycolate salvage pathway in higher organisms (photorespiration in plants). Phosphoglycolate results from the oxidase activity of RubisCO in the Calvin cycle when concentrations of carbon dioxide are low relative to oxygen. This enzyme is a member of the Haloacid Dehalogenase (HAD) superfamily of aspartate-nucleophile hydrolase enzymes (PF00702).), whose protein sequence is MTFPFSLVIFDLDGTLVDSAADIAESVNRTLTDWKLPTVDTARITEWIGEGSRKLITYAFRDAGSDADIDAVMPGFLEHYAETALDAVAYDGVVETLAALHAQGVKIAVCTNKNEEFVRPLLEVRGMLPYVDTIVGGNTLPERKPSGVPLLHIARAAEVAVSDVLMVGDSESDMLAAHDAGVALVMVSYGYRKSLDLRKAGALAVIDRMPDLLSIRPR, encoded by the coding sequence GTGACCTTTCCCTTTTCGCTGGTCATCTTCGATCTGGACGGCACGCTGGTCGACAGCGCCGCCGACATCGCCGAGTCGGTCAACCGCACGCTGACCGACTGGAAACTGCCCACCGTCGACACCGCGCGCATCACCGAGTGGATCGGTGAGGGCTCGCGCAAGCTGATCACCTACGCGTTCCGCGATGCCGGGAGCGACGCCGATATCGACGCGGTGATGCCCGGTTTTCTCGAGCACTATGCCGAGACCGCGCTCGATGCCGTCGCCTATGACGGCGTCGTCGAAACACTGGCGGCGCTGCACGCGCAGGGCGTGAAGATCGCGGTCTGCACCAACAAGAACGAAGAGTTCGTCCGTCCGCTGCTCGAGGTTCGCGGCATGCTGCCGTACGTGGATACCATCGTCGGCGGTAACACGCTTCCCGAGCGCAAGCCCAGCGGCGTGCCCTTGCTGCATATCGCCAGAGCGGCGGAAGTCGCCGTGTCGGACGTGCTCATGGTCGGCGATTCGGAGAGCGACATGCTGGCGGCGCATGACGCGGGTGTGGCGCTGGTCATGGTCAGCTACGGCTACCGCAAGTCGCTGGATCTGCGGAAAGCCGGTGCACTGGCCGTGATCGATCGCATGCCCGACCTGCTTTCCATCCGCCCGCGCTGA
- the msrA gene encoding peptide-methionine (S)-S-oxide reductase MsrA, giving the protein MTSRAILAGGCFWGMQDLIRKQPGVIATRVGYSGGDVPNATYRNHGTHAEAIEIEFDPAKIDYRKILEFFFQIHDPTTLNRQGNDRGLSYRSAIFYLDDEQKAVAEDTIADVNASGLWPGKVVTELAPAGDFWEAEPEHQDYLEKYPSGYTCHFIRPDWVLPRRAA; this is encoded by the coding sequence ATGACGTCACGCGCCATTCTGGCCGGCGGCTGCTTCTGGGGTATGCAGGACCTGATCCGCAAGCAGCCCGGCGTGATCGCCACGCGTGTCGGCTACTCCGGTGGCGACGTGCCCAACGCGACGTACCGCAACCACGGCACCCATGCCGAAGCCATCGAAATCGAGTTCGACCCGGCGAAGATCGACTATCGAAAGATCCTGGAGTTCTTCTTCCAGATCCACGATCCGACGACGCTGAACCGCCAGGGTAACGACCGCGGGCTGAGCTACCGGTCGGCCATCTTCTACCTGGACGACGAGCAGAAAGCCGTCGCCGAGGACACGATCGCGGACGTCAATGCATCGGGGCTATGGCCGGGCAAGGTCGTGACCGAACTCGCCCCGGCGGGCGATTTCTGGGAAGCCGAGCCGGAGCACCAGGACTATCTGGAAAAGTACCCCAGCGGTTACACCTGTCATTTCATCCGTCCGGACTGGGTACTGCCCCGACGCGCGGCCTGA
- the msrB gene encoding peptide-methionine (R)-S-oxide reductase MsrB produces MSDYRKTPEALSRLTPEQFRVTQQSGTERPFQNAFHDSHEPGIYVDIVSGEPLFSSLDKFDSGCGWPSFTRPLEDEHVVENRDISHGMIRTEVRSTHADSHLGHVFPDGPRDRGGLRYCINSASLRFIPVADLEKEGYPDYVALFANEKGGVV; encoded by the coding sequence ATGTCCGACTATCGCAAGACTCCCGAAGCCCTTTCCCGGCTCACCCCCGAACAGTTTCGCGTGACCCAGCAGAGTGGCACCGAAAGGCCGTTCCAGAACGCCTTTCACGACAGCCATGAGCCCGGTATCTACGTCGATATCGTATCGGGCGAGCCGCTGTTCTCGTCGCTGGACAAATTCGACAGCGGCTGCGGCTGGCCGAGCTTCACGCGTCCGCTCGAGGACGAGCATGTCGTCGAAAACCGCGACATCAGCCACGGCATGATCCGCACGGAAGTGCGTTCGACGCATGCCGACAGTCATCTGGGTCACGTGTTCCCCGATGGCCCGCGCGACCGTGGCGGGCTCCGTTACTGCATCAATTCCGCCTCGCTGCGCTTCATCCCCGTGGCCGATCTCGAGAAAGAAGGCTATCCGGATTACGTGGCCCTGTTCGCCAACGAAAAAGGAGGTGTCGTATGA
- a CDS encoding sensor histidine kinase has product MHHPGKSLTKRLAWRLSVLQTLTLVATIAALTWSLINARASYIDDAVSKTILRSLVVEGGTLRLDDDRDMAMLLTKSPGLWFAAADEQGRHLEYGHVPAAYASFVAALPSLEASEIHSGEPPYVMTMRLAVDERDGDRIHVMVGGVPISGPAVLVARIAFYLGWRIGLPLVLLTLIAVPWIIHRAMAGVGRVARQAEDIDIADRGARLEDGAVPRELQPLVRAFNTALARLAEGYDARDRFLTDAAHELRAPIAILEARLAALPPGDSRTRLLTDLARLANIAEQLLDLQRLGRQPDTLGVLDLVALAREVSSDVAPLVLDAGYELAMDAPDHPVKIVGDRLSLSRALTNLIQNAIVHAGGRGLIHVEVHDDGVLQVSDQGPGIPREERARVFTPFYRLQPSSVGTGLGLHLVQEIVARHGGDIGVTDAPGGGARFRIRLPSA; this is encoded by the coding sequence ATGCATCACCCCGGTAAGTCACTGACGAAACGGCTGGCCTGGCGCCTCAGTGTTCTGCAGACGCTGACGCTGGTGGCGACGATCGCGGCGTTGACGTGGAGTCTGATCAATGCGCGGGCATCGTACATCGACGATGCGGTGTCGAAGACCATCCTGCGCTCGCTGGTCGTCGAAGGCGGGACGCTGCGTCTGGACGACGATCGCGACATGGCGATGCTGCTCACGAAGTCGCCCGGTCTCTGGTTCGCCGCCGCGGACGAACAGGGGCGCCATCTGGAATATGGGCATGTCCCGGCGGCGTACGCGTCATTCGTCGCCGCGCTGCCTTCACTGGAAGCCTCGGAAATCCACAGCGGCGAACCACCTTACGTGATGACGATGCGTCTGGCGGTCGATGAGCGGGACGGGGACCGTATACACGTGATGGTGGGCGGTGTGCCTATTTCCGGGCCCGCGGTGCTCGTCGCGAGGATCGCGTTTTACCTCGGATGGCGTATCGGCCTGCCACTGGTCTTGCTGACCCTCATCGCCGTGCCCTGGATCATCCATCGTGCGATGGCAGGCGTCGGTCGGGTCGCCCGGCAGGCCGAGGACATCGATATCGCCGATCGCGGAGCGCGCCTCGAGGACGGTGCGGTACCTCGCGAACTGCAGCCTCTGGTGCGTGCCTTCAATACCGCGCTGGCCCGGCTGGCCGAAGGTTACGACGCGCGCGACCGCTTCCTGACGGATGCCGCCCACGAACTGCGCGCGCCTATCGCCATCCTCGAAGCCCGTCTGGCGGCTCTTCCGCCCGGCGATTCGAGGACGAGGCTGCTGACCGACCTTGCGCGTCTGGCGAACATCGCCGAGCAGCTACTGGATCTGCAGCGCCTTGGCCGTCAGCCCGACACCCTCGGTGTTCTGGATCTCGTCGCCCTGGCGCGTGAGGTCAGCTCGGATGTCGCGCCGCTGGTGCTCGACGCGGGATACGAACTGGCCATGGACGCACCGGATCACCCCGTGAAGATCGTCGGTGATCGCCTTTCGCTGTCGCGCGCGCTGACCAATCTGATCCAGAACGCGATCGTGCACGCAGGGGGCAGGGGACTCATTCATGTCGAGGTCCACGACGACGGTGTGCTCCAGGTGAGCGATCAGGGACCGGGTATTCCCAGGGAAGAGCGCGCGCGCGTGTTCACTCCGTTTTATCGCCTTCAGCCGAGCAGCGTCGGTACCGGCCTGGGCTTGCATCTCGTGCAGGAAATCGTGGCACGACACGGCGGCGACATCGGCGTGACGGACGCGCCCGGTGGCGGCGCGCGTTTCCGGATACGGCTGCCTTCGGCCTGA
- a CDS encoding response regulator produces the protein MRILLVEDEPEMAEALQGALHRHGMLVDLAGDIAHATEALQSRVHDLLLLDRQLPDGDGATLVAKARAVHVDLPVIMLTARGTLTDRIQGLDLGADDYLVKPFAIEELLARIRAISRRPAQIALPVASIGNLRYDFGAREVFVDGERLRLQRRQLLLLEALAYRHGRTVQREVLQEAVYGFDDAIQSNALDAHVSKLRRVLAEGGAHVEIHVIRGVGYLLREVANASPR, from the coding sequence ATGCGCATATTGCTGGTGGAAGACGAGCCGGAGATGGCCGAGGCCCTTCAGGGAGCCCTGCATCGGCACGGCATGCTGGTGGATCTGGCGGGTGACATCGCGCATGCGACGGAGGCCTTGCAGAGCAGGGTGCATGACCTGCTGCTGCTTGACCGTCAGCTCCCCGACGGCGATGGAGCCACGCTCGTGGCGAAGGCACGTGCCGTACACGTCGACCTGCCCGTGATCATGCTGACGGCGCGCGGTACGTTGACCGATCGCATTCAGGGGCTGGATCTGGGCGCCGACGATTACCTGGTCAAACCGTTCGCTATCGAAGAACTGCTCGCACGCATACGCGCCATCTCGCGCCGGCCGGCGCAGATCGCATTGCCGGTCGCTTCCATCGGCAACCTGCGTTACGACTTCGGTGCGCGGGAAGTCTTCGTCGATGGCGAGCGTCTGCGGCTGCAGCGCAGGCAGCTCCTGCTGCTCGAGGCACTGGCCTACCGGCACGGACGCACGGTGCAACGCGAGGTGCTGCAGGAAGCCGTTTACGGCTTCGACGATGCGATTCAGTCCAATGCGCTGGACGCGCACGTATCCAAGCTTCGCCGCGTGCTCGCCGAAGGGGGCGCCCACGTGGAAATTCACGTGATTCGCGGTGTGGGCTACCTGTTGCGAGAGGTGGCGAATGCATCACCCCGGTAA
- a CDS encoding MipA/OmpV family protein, which produces MSLPRFRSLPLVAVLAGVAVPAAHAQSSTDGQAHWTLGIGATWSPSPYRSYDNKAWPLPLVNYEGKSFYFRGASFGYRLYKTPNDEISVLVSPLVNRFRHDDSNDARLRRLSDRDISGMGGIAWKHTADWGVLQASAQKEFTGHGGGTSLDANYAYPIRKGALTLTPTLGVTRANGALNDYYYGVSGREAARSGLASYRAGSGTAPWLGLAAMYRLSPSWITAAGMRYTVLPDAVKDSPMVGDDHTQSFFLSLSHVF; this is translated from the coding sequence ATGTCGCTGCCCCGCTTCCGCTCCCTGCCCCTCGTCGCTGTCCTCGCCGGCGTCGCCGTCCCCGCGGCCCACGCGCAATCCTCCACCGATGGCCAGGCGCACTGGACGCTCGGCATCGGCGCGACCTGGAGCCCGAGCCCGTATCGCAGCTACGACAACAAGGCCTGGCCACTGCCGCTGGTCAACTACGAAGGCAAGTCGTTCTACTTCCGCGGCGCCTCGTTCGGCTATCGCTTGTATAAGACACCGAACGATGAGATCTCGGTCCTGGTGTCGCCGCTGGTCAACCGCTTCCGTCACGACGACAGCAACGATGCGCGGCTGCGCCGCCTGTCCGATCGCGATATCTCCGGCATGGGTGGCATCGCCTGGAAGCACACGGCCGACTGGGGTGTCCTGCAGGCCTCGGCGCAGAAGGAATTCACCGGGCATGGTGGCGGCACGTCGCTCGATGCGAACTACGCGTATCCCATCCGCAAGGGCGCGCTTACCCTCACCCCGACTCTCGGCGTGACCCGCGCCAATGGGGCGCTCAACGACTACTACTACGGCGTGAGCGGACGCGAGGCGGCACGTAGCGGCCTGGCGTCGTACCGCGCCGGCAGCGGCACGGCGCCCTGGCTGGGTCTGGCGGCCATGTACCGCCTGTCGCCGTCGTGGATTACCGCCGCCGGCATGCGCTACACCGTGCTGCCCGACGCCGTGAAAGATAGTCCGATGGTCGGCGACGACCACACCCAGAGCTTCTTCCTCTCACTCAGCCACGTCTTCTGA
- a CDS encoding antitoxin Xre/MbcA/ParS toxin-binding domain-containing protein: protein MRNGIIHRIADIARLIEPDRRAVWEWLLRTPIGEFDGRTAIELAHVGEGQRVVDLLEAVLSGARSA, encoded by the coding sequence ATGCGTAACGGCATCATTCATCGCATCGCCGACATCGCAAGGCTCATCGAGCCCGACCGCCGCGCCGTCTGGGAGTGGTTGCTGCGCACGCCTATCGGCGAGTTCGACGGCCGCACGGCCATCGAACTCGCGCACGTGGGCGAGGGACAGCGGGTCGTCGATCTTCTAGAGGCGGTTCTCTCGGGCGCACGCAGCGCCTGA
- a CDS encoding PLP-dependent aminotransferase family protein, translated as MTRTTYLQGIDWAGVLDEKGPRYLQVVRFMERAVADGRLRPGDRLPPQRLLARALGIDLTTVTRAYAEARERHLLHARGALGTFVAAPRFDTTQVVDLGMNLPPPPDGIDLADLLKRGIDQVLTHADAHLLMSYHAGGGSAADRAAGALWLKPMLGKLDEGRIVTCPGAQTALAGLILALTVPDEAILTDALLYPGMITAAAKLGRRLIAVAGDADGMLPDELANAAARENARVLYLNPTLCNPTARTVPATRRLHLADVARLHGLQVIEDDPYWALADDPPLPLARHIPERTYYVATLSKALTPGLRTAYVVSPDAAARGAFLTSLRAVSLMPAPMTSALTTQWIHDGTAAAVLEGVRREARERQRMAAFALSRVDVATQGIHLWLPLPARWTARSLTTAARLDGLAVTPAEAFSLGAPPAEAIRVSLGGVKERVRLKQGLDRLATLLERGETGEASLVV; from the coding sequence GTGACACGGACAACCTACCTGCAGGGTATCGACTGGGCGGGCGTGCTGGACGAAAAGGGACCGCGCTACCTGCAGGTCGTCCGCTTCATGGAACGCGCGGTCGCCGACGGAAGGCTTCGTCCCGGCGATCGACTACCGCCACAACGCCTGCTCGCCCGTGCGCTCGGCATCGACCTCACCACCGTTACCCGCGCCTATGCCGAAGCCCGTGAGCGCCATCTGCTCCACGCGCGCGGCGCGCTGGGGACATTCGTCGCGGCGCCTCGGTTCGACACGACACAGGTCGTGGACCTGGGCATGAATCTGCCGCCCCCGCCAGACGGAATCGATCTGGCGGACCTGCTGAAACGCGGTATCGATCAGGTTCTGACGCATGCGGACGCGCACCTGCTGATGAGCTACCACGCCGGTGGTGGCAGCGCCGCGGACCGCGCGGCCGGCGCGCTCTGGCTGAAGCCCATGCTCGGGAAGCTGGATGAAGGACGTATCGTCACCTGCCCCGGCGCGCAGACGGCGCTGGCCGGTCTGATCCTCGCTCTGACCGTTCCGGACGAGGCGATTCTGACCGACGCGCTGCTCTATCCCGGCATGATCACGGCGGCGGCAAAACTGGGGCGCCGCCTGATCGCCGTCGCCGGCGATGCGGACGGGATGCTTCCGGACGAGCTGGCAAACGCCGCGGCGCGCGAGAACGCGCGGGTGCTCTACCTGAATCCGACGCTATGCAATCCAACGGCCCGGACGGTGCCGGCGACGCGGCGGTTGCATCTGGCCGACGTGGCCCGATTGCACGGCCTGCAGGTGATCGAGGACGACCCGTACTGGGCGCTCGCGGACGACCCTCCGCTGCCCCTCGCCCGACACATCCCGGAGCGCACTTACTACGTAGCGACCTTATCCAAGGCGCTGACACCGGGGCTGCGTACGGCTTACGTGGTGTCGCCCGACGCGGCGGCGCGTGGCGCGTTCCTGACCAGTCTGCGCGCCGTGAGCCTGATGCCTGCTCCGATGACGAGCGCCCTGACCACGCAGTGGATTCACGACGGCACCGCGGCCGCCGTGCTGGAAGGCGTGCGGCGCGAGGCGCGTGAAAGGCAGCGCATGGCGGCCTTCGCGCTGAGCCGTGTCGACGTCGCCACTCAGGGTATTCACCTCTGGCTTCCCCTGCCCGCCCGCTGGACGGCCCGCTCGCTGACGACCGCGGCGCGGCTGGACGGCCTCGCCGTGACACCGGCCGAGGCGTTTTCCCTGGGCGCGCCGCCGGCCGAGGCGATTCGTGTGTCGCTGGGAGGAGTGAAGGAGCGCGTGCGACTGAAGCAAGGGCTCGATCGCCTCGCCACGCTGCTGGAGCGTGGCGAGACGGGTGAAGCCTCATTGGTCGTGTAA
- the zwf gene encoding glucose-6-phosphate dehydrogenase, with protein MSTSTALEPVDSFDYVIFGATGDLTMRKLLPALYRRFAEGQVPSDSRIVGTARSPLDDTSYRERAQKALKEFIRAEEYSDDTVNRFLGLVHYVSLNGAESGGNWDGLKSLLDDGATNDRIRVFYLATSPDLYGDIAKNVDEKGLRTETSRIVLEKPIGTDLDTARKVNEGVGRHFPENSIFRIDHYLGKEAVQNIIALRFANPMLERMWDHESIEYVQITAAETVGLEGRGGYYDGSGALRDMIQNHLLQVLTVVAMERPSSLDADALRDEKVRVLKSLKPLDRNNLSAHVARGQYVQGTNAGKPVPAYREELPGETPSNTETFVALKAEIDTPRWHGVPFYLRSGKRMPEKLTEVVIQFRAAEPGLFGEARPGSRLVIRVQPNESVTLPLFVKQPGNRFALDEVDAFSKLNEPSRIVYRDSYEGLMLDAVKGSPALFVRKDETEAAWQWVTPILEAWHDDQTGPDAYEAGTWGPDSARALLRQAGHVWVEDIAA; from the coding sequence ATGAGCACTTCGACCGCACTCGAACCCGTCGACTCGTTCGACTACGTCATCTTCGGCGCCACCGGCGACCTGACCATGCGCAAGCTGTTGCCCGCGCTGTATCGCCGCTTCGCTGAAGGCCAGGTGCCGTCGGACTCACGCATCGTCGGTACCGCGCGCTCGCCGCTCGACGACACGTCGTACCGCGAACGGGCGCAGAAAGCCCTGAAGGAATTCATCCGCGCCGAGGAATACTCGGACGACACGGTGAACCGGTTCCTCGGGCTGGTTCACTATGTGAGCCTCAATGGCGCCGAGTCCGGCGGTAACTGGGACGGCCTCAAGTCGCTGCTGGACGACGGCGCGACGAATGACCGCATCCGCGTCTTCTATCTCGCCACCTCGCCCGACCTGTATGGCGATATCGCGAAGAACGTCGACGAAAAAGGTCTGCGCACCGAAACGTCGCGCATCGTGCTCGAGAAGCCGATCGGTACCGACCTGGATACCGCGCGCAAGGTCAACGAGGGCGTGGGTCGCCACTTCCCCGAAAACAGCATCTTCCGCATCGATCACTACCTCGGTAAGGAAGCGGTGCAGAACATCATCGCGCTGCGCTTCGCCAATCCCATGCTCGAGCGCATGTGGGACCACGAGTCGATCGAGTACGTGCAGATCACGGCGGCCGAGACGGTGGGTCTGGAAGGCCGGGGTGGTTACTACGACGGCTCCGGCGCGCTGCGCGACATGATCCAGAACCATCTCCTGCAGGTATTGACGGTCGTCGCGATGGAGCGTCCGTCATCGCTGGATGCCGACGCGCTGCGCGACGAGAAAGTGCGCGTCCTGAAATCCCTCAAACCGCTGGACCGGAACAATCTCAGCGCCCATGTGGCGCGCGGCCAGTACGTGCAGGGCACCAACGCGGGCAAGCCGGTGCCGGCCTATCGCGAGGAATTGCCCGGCGAAACGCCCAGCAATACCGAAACCTTCGTCGCGCTCAAGGCGGAGATCGATACGCCGCGCTGGCATGGCGTGCCGTTTTACCTGCGATCGGGCAAGCGCATGCCGGAGAAGCTGACCGAGGTGGTGATCCAGTTCCGCGCGGCGGAGCCGGGCCTGTTCGGTGAGGCACGTCCGGGCAGCCGTCTGGTGATTCGTGTGCAGCCGAACGAGAGCGTGACCTTGCCGCTGTTCGTGAAGCAGCCGGGTAACCGGTTTGCGCTGGACGAGGTGGATGCGTTCTCGAAGTTGAACGAGCCCTCGCGCATCGTCTATCGCGATTCGTATGAAGGGCTGATGCTGGATGCGGTGAAGGGCAGTCCGGCCTTGTTCGTGCGTAAGGACGAAACCGAGGCCGCATGGCAGTGGGTGACGCCCATTCTCGAAGCCTGGCATGACGACCAGACGGGACCGGATGCCTACGAAGCGGGCACCTGGGGACCGGATTCGGCCCGGGCGCTGCTGCGTCAGGCGGGGCATGTCTGGGTAGAAGATATCGCGGCCTGA